TATAACATCTTAGGGTAATTAGAAATTTGATGAGGCATTTAATTATGATTGCTTGATCTAGATGTGTTGCGGCTTTTAATTATGTGGTAACAGTAAATTGATATTAACATGGAGAGCCTCCAAATAAGTTTGAACACCTTTGgctaattaaattataattatatacaattatatatatattaacatcggattatatatatagttatacatttttttgtatGATGAATTAcgatgtattttatattaatatttactcATTATATTTACTCAAATTagaatattttgtataaatgaaataatattccTTCACAATGATTTAGAGATACCCGGTAACACGTTGATCGTACGGCACACGTCCACGCTGTTGATATCTTGTTCTCTCGCTATGaagaaaagaaacatttttattcagacaaggaaaaatattattactgaccatatatacaaaaaatactaatttattttaaatactttcgtttaatttatttgtgaGATATACCTTTACTCCATACGTAAATCCATCGGATGCCACAAGCAGCTTTCCACCTCTTTTGATTCCCTTTTCTAACACCTCAAATTGAACAGGCCTCTCGTCTAGGATGGTGTCGTCCATATCTTCTTGCAAGgacctgttttattttttaaaaaaacctattaatataataaatcaaataacaTATCAAGTTAATccaattattaatttattaattcatatatatatatatatatatatatatatatatatatatatatatatatatatatatatatatgttaatttacatttataaatatataatatttatagatgatttatctttaaaataccCTTCTTCTGGTTCCAAATCCTCTTCATCTATGGCCCGTCTGTGCGAAATATCGAAAGACTCTAATACCTCGGGACGACGGTAGATGGAATCTTCTTCTCCAGGCTGAAATGATAAGTACATGCATTAATTAAtggaataaaaaaagataaatctgaAAGAGATGTGAcattttctaacattttttttaaatagtaaaaatcacattatatataatatatagaattgtatgaattatataaataacCACAATGTTAAAACTATACCTCTAAGTCCATCTCAGGCATTGGTGGTATCATCAGTGTTGGTGGAGCATCCTGCCGATCTTCTACTACAGTGGATTGTAAAATCTCTTCCGACACTTCCATTGGCTCAGgttataaaataaggaatcaataTATATGtcgatataatttatataaattaaataaagtactttatataaaataattaaataaaaaagtgtaaaatttaaatcacttctaaagaattgaaattattgatatcaattttacaacaaatataataaaattatgtaaatatagtaTCATACTGTCATTTCTGGTGACGCTGAAATTTCTGCAGGGCTGGCACAGAAACAAAAGGGAACTCTTCTTTCCGCTTCTGAGATCCCGGTAAAGTTGTCTTGAAATgcctaaatttaaaataatgaaataatgttaGGGATATATGAACAATcaggccccgaggttataaaacttttttcatactCGTACTCATACTCATACTCCGTACTCCGAGTATGTGCTCCACTGAGTACGACTTTAAAaaccgaggttataaaagtttttgagtacgttctccgctgagtactatttGGAGTATACTCCAATACCGGTAGAGGAAATCTTCAGTCAAAAGAGGAAGAAAATGTTCCGTAACTAGTAAACAATCTGACATGGCTGCAATATACATGAAGCTGGATTCAGATAAATTTCTTTATCTGACAGGTAATATACATTCTCTTTTCTCGTCTGCAAACATAAAAATGACTGAGTTATTGGAGGTTGATTCTGGGAAagctttgaaaagaaaatggaCAGAAAATGAGGAGATTTTGTTAATTCAAAACGTAGTTGGAAGAGAGGGGGGAGTTATTTGGCGACATAAAAGGGTCGGGGGaaaaaaggaaaacagttaTGAAAAAAAAGGGATGGGCGGATATCTGCGGAGTGCTGAACTCGtaataaatctctctctctctctctctctctctctctctctctctctctctctctctctctctctctctccagtaGTACCCATGCATGATGTGCAGAAGCAAtatcatttatcattatattaagACAATTGAAGGCATAAAAAGATGGTTTGAGATTTTGATTCTTAATTCAAACAAATTACACAAAAGTAGATTGGTGGGTCATATATGATTGCAAGGTCTTGTCAGAAGGAGGAAGGGAACATATTTAAGGATGACGATTTCAATAGTTTTTAAagtgataaacagtttctaaataaaataaagctACCCATGAGACTTTATGTTGATACCGATATGACTTAAACACAATTTCCTCATATTTATAACCCTTAACTTTAAACCCTTTCTATGGACCTATATGTTTGTCTTGGGTGTCAATATTTGAAGTATTTATATTGTTAACAATTTAGTGGAAAAAATTTGGTTATGAAATTGGAAGCAGTGGAAAATTGTCATTGTGTATTTAAATGAAAGAATAGAAATTAACTCTAATAGAAAAACAGATTGACAATGACTGGAGCTAAAAAGTTTTAAGCCAGGTTAGCTAAAATGACATTTGAACCCTGATCAAAAGTTAAGGAAGTtaactttaattttgtaaattttaacatgtgtgtgtgtatttatatcCTAAATTCTTGGCTGTGTAATAGAGAATTACGTTTTTAAACTAATTTCTCCAATTTTTGGTCTACCAATACCATTGTAGCTTCTAGGTCtattgttttaatgtttaccGTTTTCAAAGTGTGCACACAGCCCCGACTGCCGAAATATCCTGCTGTCGTGCACCGATctagcctctctctctctctctctctctctctctctctctctctctctctctctctctcagagctttgcttttttaaaaacatatacatggCTGTTTGTAAAATTGCAATCATCGGGAACAgtgtttgaaatattcatatatAGAATTACTTTcaaagtatttcattttatttaccaTGTAATGTTAATAAGATCATGCGCTTTAAACTTTATAATACCTGCACATTCAAAGAGTGATACCCTTTCCTATTGACGAAATCTGCTTCGTTTTCCTTTggcttttttattttgatttgagtGCCGTCAATGCACCCAAGAACATTTGGAAAACCTGTAGTatattaaatagttttaattagattggtaAATGTATAAAGGATTGATGGAATAAATGAAAGAAGTGTTGTTTGCTGAATCTTATTTGATGATGAACTTAAACTATTTAAACGACTTaaagaatgaaatgaaaaatatcaagaaCGTTGGTTTTAGTTTTGTATACCAActaaaactttaaacaaaattatataaattattatatgtaaactgttgattttgaaaatcattctCCGTGCATTTTCACGTGTGTTGTGTGGAAATGATAgcataaaaaatgaagataGTGAAATGATtacaaatataatttgtttgcgttgtattttattgatttttttttggggggggggggtatttttttatttgtttatttcaatgttCACAGATGTAATGCTATTCATTTCATGTAAGTTTCAAACCTGCAACTGATGAGAGAGCTCGTTTTACTTCATTGGCAGCTACACCTGTTGGGAACTTAATAAGTTGCCCACGAAGACTCGCAATATGCAGTGCAACTTCTCTTATACATCTTCCTGCAGAGCTCCTTGATATTGAGAGCGAATCTCCTATCAAGAGATGCATGGCACCCGAGGCCAAAAACCGCAGGCACAAAAGAATTTGCAATAGAGGAGGCAGGGGGCAATTCCTCCGTGTGGGTCGGGACAGGTCAGGTAGAAGACCAATGAGGTATAGGATAGTTTCAGGACGAAAGCGATATCTTTAGAAGATTTCCTCCTCCTCAAGGTCTTCAAGTGGATTTGACCTATCCCGAAAGAACCGCGGGCGTCGAAGCTGGCGATTTTGAATCATTCTGCGTACAGCAATTTTCCTGTGGGCTGCCATTTTTGTTTTGAGTACGACTTTTAGCACGCTCTAAAGTTAACTCGAACAATTGCCGTTTTGTACTCAGTCGGAGTACGAGTAGGagtatgaaaaagttttataacctcgataTCTTGAGTAGGAGTACGATTTGGAGCAcggagtacgatttggagtacgagatcgtactcaagaaagttttataacctcggggcctgATAATTCTTGTGTGATTACCGTGGGCTTCCTTAATTCCTCGTGTGATTATTTGCTGAATTCTCGTGTGATTATTTGCTTAAATGATGAGACAGgataaaaactataaaaaaaattaaaccactTACCAGAATTGCATGTTCTGTGTTGCCATTTCGAACACCCATCACACTCTAATGCTTCCTGGAGATGACGTACTGTCTTAAAACAAACTACACACTGGtctataaatgaaaataaaatatatgagtGTCATAAGTAAAACTTGCGCTCGCTGTAATATACATATCTAGGTGTACATTGAATTGTAGAGTAATAACAATATGATAACGTTCTTAATCTTATATTCTGAATCAAATCTTGGTATAAGTAAGTAAAGTAAGTAAATCTTTTATTATAGTGACAGGATTGGGCACCTTAGTCTTGGCCGATTTATGTCAAAGTGTCATGAAAGAATATGCTGTTTAAGATATTATATATAAGAGAATGTGTGATGTCTTTTAACATATAATGACATAAGCAATGCaacaaaatgtatattgtataaacatgtaaaacatggtaaatgaattaaagattGCAACAAGGAGGTATAATGATTTGACGGGAGATTTGCAACttaaatgaaatgtatattgtataaacAAGTAAAACATGTACTACAAAGATTGAAACAAGGAGGTATAATAATTTAACGGGAGATTTGTAACTTAAATGAGATTTAagatgaattcaattttttaataatttgtccATCACCTCGtagtttaaaagaaaagtatattaaaaaatactactcccGAAAACCAAGTGTCTATAAGTTATACATTTACTATCTTCTTCGAATac
The window above is part of the Magallana gigas chromosome 10, xbMagGiga1.1, whole genome shotgun sequence genome. Proteins encoded here:
- the LOC136272232 gene encoding uncharacterized protein, whose product is MEVSEEILQSTVVEDRQDAPPTLMIPPMPEMDLEPGEEDSIYRRPEVLESFDISHRRAIDEEDLEPEEGSLQEDMDDTILDERPVQFEVLEKGIKRGGKLLVASDGFTYGVKRENKISTAWTCAVRSTCYRCEEKANLFVSPNDMALYHGV